One window from the genome of Fulvivirga lutea encodes:
- a CDS encoding ATP-dependent helicase: protein MEYLDSLNEPQREGVVNTEGPTMLIAGAGSGKTRVLTYRIAYLIQNKGVDPFNILALTFTNKAAKEMRDRIESVVGTEARNLWMGTFHSVFARILRAEADKLGYPSNFTIYDADDSKSLVKTIVKELNLDDKVYKPNVVFNRISGAKNRLISWREYLSNPIYQADDESNMKPELGKIYKIYSERCFKAGAMDFDDLLFNTNVLFKEHTDVLNKYQQRFHFVMVDEFQDTNISQYLITKRLAAVRQNICVVGDDAQSIYAFRGADIQNILNFEKDYPDLRVIKLEQNYRSTKTIVNAANSVIFKNKAQLKKNVWTDNDEGSLIEVLRANSDNEEGKLVASAIFEDKMQHQVKNSDIAILYRTNSQSRAMEEALRRMNIKYKIVGGLSFYARKEIKDIMAYMRFAINTNDEQSFRRIINYPKRGIGDTSVDKMVVAANDNNIPLWEVLTNINAILPGRAANAVTDFVTMIKRFQIEIGKKDAFEAATEIAKRSGLLRDLYEDKTVEGLNRYENVQELLNAVKEFVDDPEKEDKSLGAFLQEVALLTGVDNDKDDDNDKVTLMTIHMAKGLEFKNVYIVGMEEDLFPSQMMLSSRADLEEERRLFYVAITRAEHKLVLSYALSRYRFGRLKNCEPSRFIDEIDPSFIKVNERSRPTESVNTGAGYAKSFISGMKKTTASQPIKRKSDYKPSPDFEPSDTSNLQSGMKVEHPKFGYGMVSEIDESGANRKAKVNFDDFGEKTLLLSFAKLKIHTN from the coding sequence ATGGAGTATTTAGATAGCCTCAACGAACCACAACGAGAAGGAGTAGTTAACACAGAAGGGCCCACCATGCTAATAGCGGGTGCGGGGTCAGGAAAGACCAGAGTTCTTACGTATAGAATCGCATATCTGATTCAAAACAAAGGGGTTGATCCCTTTAATATTTTGGCACTTACTTTTACGAATAAGGCCGCCAAAGAAATGCGTGATCGCATTGAAAGTGTAGTTGGCACTGAAGCCAGAAATCTGTGGATGGGTACATTCCACTCCGTTTTTGCCAGAATACTTAGAGCTGAAGCCGATAAGCTTGGCTACCCGAGCAACTTCACTATTTATGATGCAGATGATTCTAAGTCGTTAGTTAAAACAATCGTTAAAGAGCTTAACCTGGACGACAAGGTTTATAAACCCAATGTGGTTTTCAATAGAATATCAGGAGCTAAAAACCGCCTTATTTCATGGCGAGAATATTTGAGCAACCCCATCTATCAGGCCGATGATGAAAGCAACATGAAGCCTGAGTTGGGTAAGATCTATAAAATATATTCCGAGCGTTGTTTTAAAGCAGGCGCTATGGATTTTGATGATCTGCTTTTTAACACGAATGTGCTTTTCAAAGAGCATACGGATGTGCTCAACAAATACCAACAGCGTTTTCATTTTGTGATGGTAGATGAGTTTCAGGATACCAATATTTCGCAGTATCTGATAACGAAAAGGCTGGCAGCGGTACGCCAAAACATTTGTGTGGTAGGTGATGATGCGCAGAGTATCTATGCTTTCCGTGGAGCCGATATTCAAAACATCTTGAATTTTGAAAAAGACTACCCTGATTTACGAGTAATCAAATTAGAACAGAATTACCGCTCTACTAAAACCATTGTAAACGCAGCTAACTCTGTAATCTTCAAAAATAAAGCCCAGCTAAAAAAGAACGTCTGGACAGATAATGACGAGGGTTCACTCATTGAGGTACTTCGTGCCAATTCAGATAACGAAGAAGGCAAGCTGGTAGCTTCAGCCATATTTGAAGATAAAATGCAGCATCAGGTAAAGAACAGTGACATCGCTATTCTTTACCGAACCAATAGCCAGTCGAGAGCCATGGAAGAGGCCTTGCGAAGAATGAATATTAAGTACAAAATTGTAGGTGGTCTGTCGTTCTACGCTCGTAAAGAGATTAAAGATATTATGGCCTACATGCGATTTGCCATCAACACCAATGATGAGCAGTCGTTTCGCAGAATTATCAATTACCCAAAACGTGGTATAGGAGATACTTCTGTAGATAAAATGGTGGTAGCTGCTAATGATAATAATATTCCGTTATGGGAAGTATTAACGAACATTAACGCTATACTGCCGGGCCGGGCGGCCAATGCTGTTACTGATTTTGTAACGATGATCAAGCGATTTCAGATAGAGATTGGCAAGAAAGATGCCTTTGAAGCAGCCACTGAAATTGCCAAGCGTTCGGGCTTACTGCGTGATTTATATGAAGATAAAACTGTTGAAGGTCTAAATCGCTACGAAAACGTACAGGAATTACTAAATGCCGTAAAGGAATTTGTTGATGATCCTGAAAAAGAAGACAAATCCTTAGGTGCCTTCTTGCAAGAGGTAGCACTTTTAACTGGCGTTGATAATGATAAGGACGATGACAACGACAAAGTAACTCTCATGACCATTCACATGGCCAAAGGGTTGGAGTTTAAAAATGTGTACATCGTAGGTATGGAAGAAGACTTATTTCCATCACAAATGATGCTGAGCAGCCGAGCTGATTTAGAGGAAGAAAGAAGGTTATTTTATGTGGCTATAACTCGTGCCGAGCACAAACTGGTTCTCTCTTACGCACTCAGCAGGTATCGTTTTGGGCGCTTAAAGAATTGCGAGCCAAGCCGATTTATAGATGAGATTGACCCGAGCTTTATCAAAGTGAATGAGCGCTCGCGCCCAACAGAATCAGTAAATACCGGAGCAGGATATGCCAAAAGTTTTATTTCAGGAATGAAAAAAACAACGGCCTCGCAACCGATAAAAAGAAAATCAGATTACAAACCATCACCCGACTTTGAACCGAGTGATACTTCCAATCTGCAAAGCGGAATGAAAGTAGAACACCCGAAATTCGGCTATGGAATGGTTTCTGAGATAGATGAAAGCGGTGCAAACCGTAAAGCCAAAGTAAATTTTGATGACTTTGGTGAAAAAACATTATTACTTAGTTTTGCTAAACTTAAAATTCACACCAATTAA
- a CDS encoding DUF4290 domain-containing protein: MNYNTSLEPIVLKEYGRNVQMLVEYLKTVKDKEKRTEQAHALVDLMRQITPSVKETTETNQKLWDDLYIMADLEIEIDGPYPKPEAEMINKKPQRMGYSTNHIRYKHYGKNIELLIKEAIKKEDPQEKEEAIIYIGKLMKSFYGSWNKEVIDDAVILENIQTISGGKLDIDLSKVREDNLFEKLYKAKTRKSYEDRERESNSRGGGGGRGRNNRKGGSSRRRRN, from the coding sequence ATGAATTATAATACCAGCCTAGAGCCGATTGTTCTTAAAGAATACGGCAGAAACGTCCAAATGCTTGTTGAGTATTTAAAAACGGTAAAAGACAAAGAAAAAAGAACCGAGCAAGCTCACGCATTGGTTGATCTAATGCGTCAGATAACGCCTTCCGTAAAAGAAACAACAGAAACCAACCAGAAACTATGGGATGATTTGTACATCATGGCTGATCTGGAAATCGAAATTGACGGCCCCTACCCTAAGCCTGAGGCTGAGATGATTAACAAGAAACCACAGAGAATGGGTTATTCTACAAATCATATCCGCTATAAGCACTACGGTAAGAATATCGAGTTATTGATTAAAGAGGCGATTAAGAAGGAAGATCCACAGGAAAAAGAAGAGGCTATCATCTACATCGGTAAACTCATGAAGAGTTTCTATGGCAGCTGGAACAAAGAAGTAATTGATGATGCGGTAATCCTTGAAAACATTCAGACTATTTCAGGTGGTAAACTAGATATAGACTTAAGTAAAGTGAGAGAGGATAATTTGTTTGAAAAGCTTTATAAGGCTAAAACGAGAAAGTCGTACGAAGACAGAGAGCGCGAAAGTAACAGCCGTGGTGGTGGCGGTGGTAGAGGAAGAAACAATCGTAAAGGTGGTAGTTCTAGACGCAGAAGAAATTAA
- the murA gene encoding UDP-N-acetylglucosamine 1-carboxyvinyltransferase — translation MSSLKIQGGVKLQGEIIPQGAKNEALQIIAAVLLSPEPITINKIPNIRDVNKLIELVGDLGAKVEKLGEESYRFTAKDLDVAFLETDEFKTKAASLRGSIMILGPLLARYGYAKIPRPGGDKIGRRRLDTHFIGFEKLGAKFNYSKKDAFYKIDASNLQGCYMHLDEASVTGTANILMASVLAKGTTTIYNAACEPYIQQLCKMLNRMGAKISGIGSNLLQIEGVEKLGGTEHTMLPDMIEVGSFIGMAAMTQSAITIKGAGVEHLGLIPDIFRRLGIQLEIKGDDIHVPAQERYEIDTFIDGSILTIADAPWPGFTPDLLSIVLVTAIQAKGTVLVHQKMFESRLFFVDKLIDMGAQIILCDPHRATVIGMDRKQPLKGIKMSSPDIRAGVSLLIAALSAEGESIISNVEQIDRGYQNIDARLKALGAQIERIEQ, via the coding sequence ATGAGTTCACTCAAGATTCAAGGAGGCGTCAAACTCCAAGGTGAGATTATTCCTCAAGGCGCCAAAAATGAAGCACTACAAATTATAGCGGCTGTATTATTAAGCCCGGAACCTATCACAATAAATAAAATCCCAAATATCAGGGATGTAAACAAACTTATCGAGCTTGTTGGTGATTTAGGTGCCAAAGTAGAAAAACTGGGTGAAGAGAGCTATCGTTTTACAGCCAAAGACCTTGATGTAGCCTTTCTTGAAACAGATGAATTTAAGACCAAAGCAGCCTCTTTAAGGGGATCAATAATGATTCTTGGGCCACTTTTGGCTCGTTATGGCTATGCTAAAATACCTAGGCCGGGTGGCGATAAAATAGGCCGTAGAAGGCTAGATACGCACTTTATTGGTTTTGAAAAACTGGGCGCAAAGTTCAACTATTCAAAAAAAGATGCCTTTTATAAAATAGATGCCTCTAACCTTCAAGGTTGCTACATGCATTTAGATGAGGCTTCTGTGACTGGAACTGCCAATATATTAATGGCCTCAGTATTAGCCAAAGGCACTACCACCATTTACAATGCAGCATGTGAGCCTTACATACAGCAATTGTGCAAGATGCTCAATCGTATGGGTGCTAAAATCAGTGGTATAGGATCAAACCTGCTACAAATTGAAGGAGTAGAAAAGTTAGGCGGTACTGAACATACTATGCTTCCTGATATGATTGAGGTAGGCAGTTTCATAGGTATGGCTGCGATGACCCAATCGGCAATAACTATTAAAGGAGCAGGTGTTGAGCATTTAGGGTTAATCCCTGACATTTTTAGAAGGCTTGGCATTCAACTCGAAATCAAAGGTGATGATATTCATGTGCCAGCCCAAGAGCGTTACGAAATAGATACTTTTATAGACGGTTCCATTTTAACCATTGCAGATGCTCCGTGGCCCGGCTTCACTCCTGACCTATTGAGTATCGTTTTGGTTACAGCCATTCAGGCCAAAGGCACAGTGCTCGTGCATCAGAAAATGTTTGAAAGTCGATTGTTCTTTGTTGATAAATTGATTGACATGGGTGCGCAGATTATTCTTTGCGATCCACACAGAGCTACTGTGATTGGTATGGACAGAAAGCAACCTCTGAAAGGCATTAAAATGAGTTCACCTGATATCAGAGCCGGAGTTTCACTTCTAATTGCGGCATTATCAGCTGAAGGTGAAAGCATTATTTCTAATGTAGAGCAGATTGATAGAGGGTATCAGAACATTGATGCACGATTGAAAGCATTAGGTGCTCAGATCGAGCGAATTGAACAATAA
- a CDS encoding mechanosensitive ion channel family protein, with protein MEIFDKGTDYMSQYAIEYGVPLLKAIAILVIGIWIIKAIRRGVRNSLSKSNVDESLRPFLISLLYNSLLILLILTALSTLGVQMTSFVAIIGAAGLAIGLSLQGTLQNFAGGVILLTLRPFKVGDYIDGAGYSGTVQSIQIFQTLLLTPDNKKIVIPNGKLSNDGIVNYSAEDKRRVDMVFGIGYGDDIKKAKDILVRLCQEDERVLEEPAFRVDVSSLGDSSVNFNVRPWVQTSDYWNVFWDFQEKVKLTFDKEGISIPFPQRDVHIYNEK; from the coding sequence ATGGAAATATTTGATAAAGGAACTGACTACATGTCACAATATGCAATAGAATATGGCGTCCCTTTACTGAAGGCCATCGCCATTCTGGTTATAGGTATTTGGATTATAAAAGCCATTCGAAGAGGAGTAAGAAACAGTCTCTCGAAGAGTAATGTCGATGAATCGCTTCGTCCATTTTTAATTAGCTTACTCTATAATTCATTACTAATACTGCTTATTCTCACTGCATTAAGCACATTAGGAGTACAGATGACTTCATTTGTAGCAATTATTGGTGCGGCAGGTTTAGCAATAGGACTTTCCCTTCAGGGTACATTACAAAATTTTGCAGGAGGAGTTATTTTATTAACACTTAGACCTTTTAAAGTAGGTGATTATATAGACGGTGCAGGGTATTCGGGAACTGTACAATCAATACAAATTTTTCAGACATTGTTACTAACGCCAGATAACAAAAAAATAGTAATACCTAATGGTAAGTTAAGTAATGATGGAATTGTGAACTACAGTGCTGAAGATAAAAGAAGGGTGGACATGGTATTTGGTATTGGATATGGTGACGATATTAAAAAAGCCAAAGATATTTTAGTGAGGCTTTGCCAGGAAGATGAAAGGGTTCTTGAGGAACCAGCATTCAGAGTGGATGTTAGCAGTCTGGGCGATAGTTCAGTGAATTTCAACGTTCGCCCTTGGGTTCAAACTTCTGATTACTGGAACGTTTTTTGGGATTTCCAGGAGAAAGTGAAATTGACTTTCGATAAAGAAGGAATCAGCATTCCATTCCCTCAGAGAGATGTTCATATCTATAATGAGAAATAA
- a CDS encoding M28 family peptidase yields MKSKLLLPGVSFVFLIIICVVSFNQITPPEPALPGYTPDSYSAYRAIEHLKIVAKEPHGTGTPAHKRVRNYIYDQCKKLGAKIKVLTNTGIQYRGGTNVTAGTAYNILAKLEGTDNSKAVLVMGHYDSQPNTPGAGDDGSSIASMLEVMELLAKQGPLKNDIYFLMTDQEEVGLLGAEAFVNSYPELDEIGMLLNFDARGNTGVNFTFETTSQNGWIMREFSKAVDQPLANALAYEIYKLMPNGSDFTEFKDTHISGLNSAFIEGHAYYHSPEDTWRNMNLGTLQHQGDLMWEMVNHFGTIDLNETKAEDAIFFSILNQVVIYPASLDWPLIVLSIVLLGFTIYFLRSKQSVNMPAVFKGAGLYLALLIISFSLVWIINSIILSLNPHFSSFYGNDFYNSGYYIWCFIGACTVVLGVILKYLVKSSSGYNFLLGSLIIQAILILVLKIYVPTGAFILYVPMIINLVLMIIASIKQPIENSIAPFLIIVIPVLLWLPFIYFLFVVFSFSLPYASAIFVLLLLPYLAPLMQYWNNINNHIVYGLGALMIAYGLLAGQLTASPSDDYPQQTTLAYGLNLDTNEAIWFSRQKLKDEFISNYIKSDEQGHIEEIYSNSSAWYWKDEAPVVNIMAGRFAIVSDTIVNDMRELTLKIMPGHEVTYFNISLPEDAYFTQINERELEGEMAGTLQYYGAPSSGCILKIKAKPGTMTIPLVESKMSIANALLTTPLPEDFIWAPGYMSNNMFIKRTIDL; encoded by the coding sequence ATGAAAAGTAAACTTCTCCTCCCAGGGGTATCGTTTGTATTCCTGATTATCATATGCGTTGTTTCATTTAATCAAATCACCCCACCCGAGCCGGCCTTGCCCGGTTATACTCCGGATAGTTACTCAGCCTATCGTGCTATTGAGCATTTAAAAATTGTCGCTAAAGAACCGCACGGCACAGGTACACCAGCACACAAACGAGTAAGGAATTACATTTATGATCAGTGTAAAAAGCTTGGTGCCAAAATAAAAGTTCTTACCAACACAGGCATACAGTATCGAGGTGGTACCAATGTTACAGCAGGTACAGCCTATAATATTTTAGCAAAGCTAGAAGGCACTGATAACAGCAAAGCCGTTTTAGTGATGGGTCATTACGATTCACAGCCGAATACTCCCGGAGCTGGTGACGATGGCTCTTCCATTGCCTCTATGTTGGAAGTAATGGAATTATTGGCAAAACAAGGCCCACTAAAGAATGACATCTACTTTTTAATGACTGATCAGGAAGAAGTGGGTCTACTTGGTGCAGAGGCTTTTGTCAATTCCTATCCGGAACTTGATGAGATTGGTATGCTTCTCAACTTCGATGCTCGGGGAAATACAGGCGTGAATTTTACGTTCGAAACAACTTCTCAGAATGGCTGGATTATGCGTGAGTTTTCAAAGGCTGTAGATCAACCATTGGCCAATGCATTGGCTTATGAAATTTATAAACTCATGCCTAATGGAAGCGATTTTACTGAGTTTAAAGACACCCACATCAGCGGCCTTAATTCTGCATTTATTGAAGGGCATGCTTATTACCACAGTCCGGAAGATACGTGGCGAAACATGAACCTGGGCACACTGCAACATCAGGGTGATTTAATGTGGGAAATGGTGAACCACTTCGGAACTATTGATCTAAATGAAACCAAAGCAGAAGATGCCATCTTTTTCTCAATCCTGAATCAGGTAGTTATTTATCCGGCCAGCTTAGATTGGCCTTTAATCGTTCTTTCGATAGTATTGCTTGGCTTTACTATCTATTTTCTCAGAAGTAAGCAATCGGTAAACATGCCGGCTGTTTTTAAAGGTGCTGGGCTGTACTTAGCGCTCCTGATTATCAGCTTTTCTTTGGTATGGATTATCAACTCAATTATACTTTCGTTAAATCCACATTTTAGCAGCTTTTATGGTAATGATTTCTATAATTCGGGTTATTACATCTGGTGTTTTATTGGTGCCTGTACCGTTGTTCTTGGCGTCATTCTTAAGTATTTAGTGAAGTCATCTTCAGGATACAACTTCTTACTGGGATCGTTAATAATACAAGCCATTTTGATTCTAGTGCTTAAAATTTACGTACCCACAGGCGCTTTCATACTTTATGTTCCGATGATCATTAATTTAGTACTAATGATAATAGCATCGATAAAACAGCCTATAGAAAACTCGATTGCTCCTTTTTTAATAATAGTAATACCGGTGCTATTGTGGCTTCCATTTATATACTTCCTGTTCGTAGTATTCAGTTTTAGTCTGCCTTATGCATCAGCCATTTTTGTACTGCTTCTTCTGCCCTACTTAGCGCCACTTATGCAGTATTGGAATAATATAAACAATCATATAGTATACGGTTTGGGTGCTTTAATGATTGCTTATGGACTTTTGGCCGGACAACTAACGGCTTCACCTTCTGATGACTACCCTCAGCAGACCACCTTAGCGTATGGTTTAAATTTGGATACAAATGAAGCTATTTGGTTTTCAAGACAGAAGCTTAAAGATGAATTCATTTCAAACTATATTAAATCAGATGAGCAAGGGCACATTGAAGAAATTTATTCCAACTCCTCAGCCTGGTACTGGAAGGACGAAGCACCTGTCGTGAATATCATGGCTGGTCGTTTTGCCATTGTTAGCGATACAATAGTGAATGATATGCGAGAGCTAACGCTTAAAATTATGCCCGGACATGAAGTTACTTATTTTAACATATCGTTACCTGAAGATGCCTATTTCACTCAGATAAATGAAAGAGAATTAGAAGGCGAAATGGCTGGAACATTACAATACTATGGCGCCCCATCAAGTGGGTGTATATTAAAGATAAAAGCTAAGCCAGGAACAATGACAATACCACTGGTCGAATCTAAAATGTCTATTGCAAACGCCTTGCTAACCACACCTTTGCCTGAAGATTTTATTTGGGCACCTGGGTATATGAGTAATAATATGTTCATTAAAAGAACGATCGACTTATGA
- a CDS encoding DUF1697 domain-containing protein: MAELREALESEVDLNNIQTYIQSGNIILDSELNKNEVSIKVHQCIKKSFGFDMPVLTLSQDELKAIKSANPYSDSDIKKQYFVFLFSIPEEEQIKKMNALSYPNEEFTITDSVVYYHPKEGYGKAKLSNNAFENKLKVRATARNLNTLETLIKLAQ; this comes from the coding sequence ATGGCTGAACTAAGAGAAGCCCTGGAATCAGAAGTAGATTTAAACAACATTCAAACCTATATTCAAAGTGGCAATATTATTTTGGACAGTGAATTGAATAAAAATGAAGTAAGTATAAAAGTGCATCAATGTATTAAGAAGTCATTTGGATTTGATATGCCAGTTTTAACACTCTCTCAAGACGAATTAAAAGCTATAAAGTCAGCCAACCCTTATTCGGATTCAGATATTAAGAAGCAGTATTTTGTCTTTTTGTTTTCTATACCCGAAGAGGAACAGATTAAAAAAATGAATGCACTTTCATATCCCAATGAGGAATTTACAATCACTGATTCTGTGGTCTACTATCATCCAAAAGAAGGTTATGGCAAAGCCAAATTAAGTAATAATGCCTTTGAAAATAAGTTGAAAGTTAGGGCAACGGCCAGAAATTTAAATACGTTGGAAACATTGATTAAACTCGCTCAATAA
- a CDS encoding YfiT family bacillithiol transferase — MDLEKLRYPIGKLSYAGSPTIDQRNGWIQDIAEFPDQLRAAVKDLTQEQLQWHYRPEGWTIRQVVHHCADSHLNAQLRFKLALTEGLPTIKPYKEALWAQLPDIEEDINVSLDLLTALHKKWVYLLERLSEEDFSRQYIHPEHNKTFDLNFTVAMYSWHCRHHYAHVLQAIEHKGEFA; from the coding sequence ATGGATTTAGAAAAACTTCGTTACCCAATAGGTAAGTTAAGCTATGCCGGCTCACCAACTATCGATCAAAGAAATGGATGGATTCAAGACATTGCTGAGTTTCCTGATCAATTACGGGCTGCTGTGAAAGACTTAACCCAAGAGCAATTACAATGGCACTATCGACCGGAAGGTTGGACAATAAGACAAGTGGTACATCATTGTGCCGATAGTCATCTCAATGCACAATTACGCTTTAAGTTAGCTCTTACTGAAGGATTGCCTACAATCAAACCTTATAAGGAAGCTTTATGGGCTCAGTTGCCTGATATTGAGGAAGACATCAACGTATCCTTAGATTTACTGACGGCCTTGCACAAGAAATGGGTGTATTTGTTAGAACGCTTATCAGAAGAAGATTTTAGTAGACAGTATATTCATCCTGAACATAATAAAACATTCGATCTGAACTTTACAGTGGCCATGTATTCATGGCATTGCAGACACCATTATGCGCATGTATTGCAAGCCATAGAACATAAAGGTGAGTTCGCTTGA
- a CDS encoding sensor histidine kinase, whose amino-acid sequence MPALFFSAYEIASLNQDEEEINKIYEQQLEAFLFSANQYADDILNTWIAKLEVGMQLTEVDTSSKEVKKLMDLNPSINSLITYYIDDEAATIIPRDTSVVQYMSEINKLLIENKDIGKRLIKYSKSGFQKIEPISFNINKELIVFLFHPGTNTDDGLIYGIVIDPVLFIEDVLGPRLQYIAKNRFALQATKVNEPYPIYSTFDSTNVESIKPVLSKDLWLLPDYKLGISTRGGSIQSIIKERTYTNLVLILALDAILILGVVLVFRNVRKEVKLAQNKSEFISNVSHEIRTPLALISMFAETLELGRVPTEEKKKEYYSIINKETQRLTGIVNKILSFSQMDAGKKRLSFESVNLKQVVENVLATYEYHLEKEQFIIQTELAEANINGDKDALTELLINLIDNAIKYSDKSKRIEINLLKKEGKAMLAVKDYGVGISKTDQKYIFDKFFRVSTGDLAKKQGTGLGLALVKQIVDAHNASIELKSDLGKGSTFIVSFPLEKVNNG is encoded by the coding sequence ATGCCGGCATTATTTTTTAGTGCTTATGAAATTGCGTCACTCAACCAGGACGAAGAAGAAATCAACAAAATTTACGAGCAACAATTAGAGGCTTTCCTCTTTTCTGCCAACCAGTACGCTGATGACATTTTAAATACCTGGATAGCTAAACTTGAAGTTGGAATGCAACTTACCGAAGTTGACACCTCCTCTAAAGAGGTGAAAAAACTGATGGATCTAAACCCTTCTATTAATTCGCTCATTACTTATTACATTGATGATGAAGCGGCTACCATTATTCCTAGGGATACTTCGGTTGTTCAGTACATGAGTGAGATCAATAAATTATTAATTGAGAATAAAGACATTGGCAAAAGGCTCATAAAATATAGTAAGAGTGGCTTCCAGAAAATTGAACCTATCAGTTTTAATATAAATAAAGAATTAATTGTTTTTCTATTTCATCCGGGCACTAATACAGATGATGGATTAATCTATGGAATAGTTATTGACCCGGTTCTTTTCATTGAAGACGTGCTGGGCCCAAGATTACAATATATTGCCAAAAACCGATTTGCACTACAGGCAACTAAGGTGAATGAACCCTACCCTATTTATTCAACATTCGATTCCACTAATGTAGAGTCTATCAAACCTGTATTAAGCAAAGACTTATGGTTGTTGCCGGATTATAAACTGGGTATTTCTACGCGTGGTGGCTCTATTCAGTCAATTATTAAAGAAAGAACCTACACAAATTTAGTTTTGATTCTCGCCTTGGATGCGATCCTTATCTTAGGTGTTGTGCTCGTTTTCAGGAATGTGAGAAAAGAGGTGAAACTAGCACAAAACAAATCAGAATTTATCTCCAACGTATCGCATGAAATACGTACTCCTCTGGCGCTCATAAGCATGTTCGCAGAAACACTAGAACTTGGCAGGGTGCCTACTGAGGAAAAGAAAAAGGAATATTATTCCATCATCAATAAAGAAACCCAGCGACTCACAGGCATTGTAAATAAAATATTGAGCTTCAGCCAAATGGATGCGGGCAAGAAACGATTATCATTTGAATCTGTGAATTTAAAGCAAGTAGTAGAAAATGTGCTCGCCACGTATGAATATCATTTAGAAAAAGAGCAGTTTATAATTCAAACAGAGCTAGCAGAGGCAAATATAAATGGAGATAAAGATGCACTTACCGAACTCCTTATCAACCTTATTGACAACGCCATCAAGTACTCTGATAAGTCTAAACGTATTGAAATCAACTTGCTCAAAAAGGAGGGCAAAGCAATGCTAGCCGTTAAAGATTACGGTGTAGGTATTTCAAAAACCGATCAGAAGTATATTTTCGATAAGTTTTTCAGGGTGTCTACGGGTGACTTAGCTAAAAAACAAGGCACTGGCTTAGGGTTAGCCCTGGTAAAACAAATTGTTGATGCTCATAATGCTTCTATAGAATTAAAAAGTGATCTTGGAAAAGGCTCTACTTTTATCGTATCTTTTCCTTTAGAAAAAGTAAACAATGGCTAG
- a CDS encoding response regulator transcription factor, whose product MARILIVEDEPAMQIGLKDNLEFDGYSVEVASDGQTGLDKILTNEYDLVVLDVMLPSLSGFDVCKQARKEGNDTPIILLTARGEEIDKVLGLELGADDYMTKPFSVRELLARIKANLRRSSKSQSSNSDTIKIGNLQIQFDAYKAYTQSNEEVKLSHKEFEILKYLHENKGKVVSRYDLLENIWGYEDDQPTTRTVDNFIARLRHKVEVDHNSPEVILTVHGSGYKMIV is encoded by the coding sequence ATGGCTAGAATACTAATTGTTGAAGACGAACCCGCCATGCAAATAGGATTGAAGGATAACCTTGAATTTGATGGTTATTCAGTAGAGGTTGCCAGCGATGGGCAAACCGGGCTCGATAAAATTCTAACTAACGAATATGATTTAGTAGTCTTAGATGTCATGCTCCCGAGTCTTTCAGGTTTTGATGTTTGTAAGCAGGCAAGAAAGGAAGGAAATGATACACCCATTATTTTACTAACCGCGAGAGGCGAAGAAATTGATAAAGTATTAGGACTTGAGTTAGGCGCGGACGATTACATGACCAAGCCTTTTAGCGTAAGGGAACTGCTGGCACGAATCAAAGCCAATTTAAGACGCTCATCAAAATCTCAGTCTAGTAATTCAGATACCATCAAAATTGGCAATTTGCAGATTCAGTTTGATGCTTACAAAGCATATACCCAATCTAATGAAGAAGTAAAGCTCTCGCACAAAGAGTTTGAAATACTTAAATACCTCCACGAAAATAAGGGCAAAGTGGTTTCGCGGTACGATTTACTGGAAAACATTTGGGGCTATGAAGATGATCAGCCAACCACACGCACAGTGGATAATTTCATTGCCCGGTTACGCCATAAAGTAGAGGTCGATCATAATTCCCCCGAAGTGATCCTCACCGTACACGGATCAGGCTATAAAATGATCGTTTGA